In Drosophila simulans strain w501 chromosome 3R, Prin_Dsim_3.1, whole genome shotgun sequence, a single window of DNA contains:
- the LOC6729464 gene encoding ETV5-related protein Ets96B isoform X1, producing the protein MTISWRALSHFLIPQSDYGEAKTHLEQLQQTLTHLDHPHHHHAHHPHHHLGLYHGALPNTSTITTDSVVSCVSSTLPAVAKAISASSSCDGVQSERKKCPTSDLDSGGHGHGHGHGLMEAICAGQKTSPIPPPPPPCCLTLGESSSSPNPIATAALMNASTSGSSSAGGASASLCNDLTRESSWYAHHHHHHHHHHHQLPDELVMYATPTPTPAIGKFGLDTSTEGYLNARYNVNVKGVRHDRTSSFFDIPAVTHPHTHPHPHPHPHPHPYCYRFPSSPPAGILKKSDEEATSAAVYCSDVSSGQHFPHHTKIEHADSTTTAAQQQHQQQQQQQQQQQQQQQQQQQQQLQQAAALHPHHHHSHHGHHGHQQAEQQALTHLTPLHAASAFKFSHTAVISSSAVYATPSHYAHQQQTQSQSVYRDLSPTTLAAVSDADLKYDSGPYNAAISSTYPSALRPNVVDSTTSSDAELRLDQFYASNGISTSSNGQAISQRRGSLQLWQFLVALLDEPTTSASCIAWTGRGMEFKLIEPEEVARRWGLQKNRPAMNYDKLSRSLRYYYEKGIMQKVNGERYVYRFVCDPDALFNMAYGHLTTGSGKGDQHQLTLSLAKTPPTSGDSQTQSPRVAKSEYYDTAALHKY; encoded by the exons ATGACAATTTCCTGGCGCGCCTTGTCTCATTTCCTTATTCCGCAGAGCGACTACGGCGAGGCCAAGACGCacctggagcagctgcagcagacGCTCACGCACCTGGaccacccgcaccaccaccacgcaCACCATCCGCACCACCACCTGGGGCTCTACCATGGCGCCCTGCCCAACACATCCACCATAACCACCGACTCGGTGGTTTCCTGTGTCAGCTCCACACTGCCGGCGGTGGCCAAGGCCATTTCCGCATCCTCCAGCTGCGATGGCGTGCAGTCGGAGCGCAAAAAGTGCCCCACCAGCGATCTGGATTCAGGTGGTCATGGTCATGGTCACGGGCATGGCCTTATGGAGGCCATCTGCGCTGGCCAGAAGACGTCACCTataccaccgccgccaccaccttGCTGCTTGACCCTGGGCGAAAGCTCATCCTCGCCGAATCCCATCGCCACGGCCGCCCTGATGAACGCTTCCACCTCCGGATCCTCCAGCGCGGGTGGAGCAAGTGCCTCTCTCTGCAACg ATCTCACACGGGAATCTTCCTGGTACgcccaccatcatcatcaccaccatcaccatcatcaccagTTGCCCGACGAGCTGGTCATgtatgccacgcccactcccacgCCGGCAATCGGGAAATTCGGACTGGACACTTCCACCGAGGGTTACTTGAACGCAAGGTACAATG TGAATGTCAAAGGCGTGCGGCATGATAGAACATCGAGTTTCTTTGACATACCCGCTGTGACGCACCCGCACACCcatccacacccacatccGCACCCGCATCCGCACCCGTACTGCTACAG ATTTCCATCATCGCCACCCGCGGGCATTCTGAAAAAGAGCGACGAAG AAGCCACCTCGGCAGCCGTCTACTGCAGCGACGTGTCCTCCGGCCAGCACTTTCCGCACCACACGAAGATCGAGCACGCGGACTCCACCACCACggcggcacagcagcagcatcagcagcagcagcaacagcagcaacagcaacagcagcagcagcagcaacagcagcagcaacaactgcagcaagctgctgcactgcatccgcACCACCATCACTCCCACCATGGCCACCATGGCCATCagcaggcggagcagcaggCTCTCACCCACTTGACACCACTCCATGCCGCCTCCGCTTTCAAATTTAGCCACACGGCGGTCATATCCAGCTCGGCGGTATATGCCACGCCCTCGCACTACGCCCACCAACAGCAGACGCAGTCGCAGTCCGTGTACAGGGATCTCTCGCCCACCACCTTGGCGGCGGTCAGCGATGCGGATCTGAAGTACGACAGCGGTCCCTACAACGCGGCCATCTCATCCACCTATCCCTCCGCGCTGCGGCCCAATGTGGTGGACTCCACCACATCCAGCGATGCGGAACTGCGCCTGGATCAGTTCTACGCCAGCAATGGCatctccaccagcagcaatgGCCAGGCGATCAGCCAGCGCAGGGGTTCGTTGCAGCTCTGGCAGTTTTTGGTGGCCCTCCTGGATGAGCCCACAACCAG TGCCAGTTGCATCGCCTGGACCGGGCGTGGCATGGAGTTCAAGCTGATCGAGCCGGAGGAGGTGGCTCGGCGCTGGGGTCTCCAGAAGAATCGACCCGCCATGAACTACGACAAGTTGTCCCGCAGTCTGCGCTACTACTACGAGAAGGGCATCATGCAGAAGGTGAACGGAGAGCGCTACGTCTATCGGTTCGTCTGCGATCCGGATGCGCTGTTCAACATGGCCTACGGTCACCTGACCACCGGTTCTGGCAAGGGTGACCAGCACCAGTTGACGCTGTCGTTGGCGAAGACGCCTCCGACTTCCGGCGACTCCCAGACGCAATCCCCGCGCGTCGCCAAGTCGGAGTATTACGATACCGCcgcattgcataaatattaa
- the LOC6729465 gene encoding uncharacterized protein LOC6729465: MIKCHMPSSWRPWLRKISRILALTGSRRYLSDLCQIPNQVLATKGAAMAEGDSNFGFKDMEKALETLKLLESHDMQYRKLTVRGLLGRAKRVLTMTKAEEKLKNINAAIGVFEKWLEENGGGASSKNAKTDSEDKVETVPGLGFKDKAAAEATLSILAERDPDYQRLAIKGLIGSSKRVLSGTKNEDKITAIKEGVQVLEDFLEKFEAENRIKDNRAYLPLAVVTKLPDPKDELAKEFLEAYGGSKAKGNYKHLRTMFPKADDKTSWDIVRNRQLSKLLEQIKSEEAKLFDTETGAPTDLHLQLIHWAYSPQPDKLKQYIEKLAKKTPEKRKQESSSSASDSSATSQDSDGKDKPKRKKKREE; this comes from the exons ATGATTAAGTGCCATATGCCGTCGAGTTGGAGACCGTGGCTACGCAAAATCAGTCGTATTCTAGCGCTGACAGGAAGCAGACGCTATTTGTCAGATCTGTGTCAGATACCCAACCAAGTATTAGCAACCAAAGGAGCAGCAATGGCGGAGGGAGACTCGAATTTTGGCTTCAAGGACATGGAGAAGGCTCTGGAGACGTTGAAGCTGCTGGAGAGCCACGACATGCAGTATCGCAAGCTGACGGTGCGCGGCTTGCTCGGCCGGGCCAAAAGAGTCCTCACAA TGACCAAGGCGGAGGAGAAGCTGAAGAACATCAATGCGGCCATTGGAGTCTTTGAAAAGTGGCTGGAGGAGAATGGCGGAGGAGCGTCCAGTAAGAATGCCAAGACAGACAGCGAGGACAAGGTGGAGACGGTGCCGGGTCTGGGATTCAAGGACAAGGCAGCTGCGGAGGCGACGCTGAG CATTTTGGCGGAACGAGATCCGGACTACCAGAGGTTGGCCATCAAGGGATTAATTGGCAGCTCCAAGCGTGTCCTGTCCGGCACCAAGAACGAGGACAAGATCACGGCCATCAAGGAAGGAGTCCAGGTACTGGAGGATTTCCTCGAAAAGTTCGAGGCCGAGAACCGCATCAAGGACAATCGTGCCTATTTGCCACTCGCCGTGGTCACCAAGCTGCCCGATCCCAAGGATGAGCTGGCTAAGGAGTTCCTGGAAGCCTATGGCGGCTCCAAGGCCAAGGGTAACTACAAGCACCTGCGCACCATGTTCCCCAAGGCGGATGACAAGACCAGCTGGGACATTGTGCGCAATCGCCAGCTATCCAAGTTACTGGAGCAGATCAAGAGCGAGGAGGCCAAGCTCTTCGATACAGAGACCGGAGCACCCACCGACCTCCACCTGCAGTTGATCCACTGGGCATACAGTCCGCAGCCGGACAAGCTAAAGCAGTACATCgagaagctggccaaaaagacgCCCGAGAAGCGCAAGCaggagagcagcagcagtgccagCGATTCCAGTGCCACCAGCCAGGATTCCGATGGGAAGGATAAGCCCaaaaggaagaagaagagggagGAGTGA
- the LOC6729464 gene encoding ETV5-related protein Ets96B isoform X3 codes for MKAAFTGESFFPEATSAAVYCSDVSSGQHFPHHTKIEHADSTTTAAQQQHQQQQQQQQQQQQQQQQQQQQQLQQAAALHPHHHHSHHGHHGHQQAEQQALTHLTPLHAASAFKFSHTAVISSSAVYATPSHYAHQQQTQSQSVYRDLSPTTLAAVSDADLKYDSGPYNAAISSTYPSALRPNVVDSTTSSDAELRLDQFYASNGISTSSNGQAISQRRGSLQLWQFLVALLDEPTTSASCIAWTGRGMEFKLIEPEEVARRWGLQKNRPAMNYDKLSRSLRYYYEKGIMQKVNGERYVYRFVCDPDALFNMAYGHLTTGSGKGDQHQLTLSLAKTPPTSGDSQTQSPRVAKSEYYDTAALHKY; via the exons ATGAAAGCGGCTTTCACTGGTGAATCCTTTTTTCCAGAAGCCACCTCGGCAGCCGTCTACTGCAGCGACGTGTCCTCCGGCCAGCACTTTCCGCACCACACGAAGATCGAGCACGCGGACTCCACCACCACggcggcacagcagcagcatcagcagcagcagcaacagcagcaacagcaacagcagcagcagcagcaacagcagcagcaacaactgcagcaagctgctgcactgcatccgcACCACCATCACTCCCACCATGGCCACCATGGCCATCagcaggcggagcagcaggCTCTCACCCACTTGACACCACTCCATGCCGCCTCCGCTTTCAAATTTAGCCACACGGCGGTCATATCCAGCTCGGCGGTATATGCCACGCCCTCGCACTACGCCCACCAACAGCAGACGCAGTCGCAGTCCGTGTACAGGGATCTCTCGCCCACCACCTTGGCGGCGGTCAGCGATGCGGATCTGAAGTACGACAGCGGTCCCTACAACGCGGCCATCTCATCCACCTATCCCTCCGCGCTGCGGCCCAATGTGGTGGACTCCACCACATCCAGCGATGCGGAACTGCGCCTGGATCAGTTCTACGCCAGCAATGGCatctccaccagcagcaatgGCCAGGCGATCAGCCAGCGCAGGGGTTCGTTGCAGCTCTGGCAGTTTTTGGTGGCCCTCCTGGATGAGCCCACAACCAG TGCCAGTTGCATCGCCTGGACCGGGCGTGGCATGGAGTTCAAGCTGATCGAGCCGGAGGAGGTGGCTCGGCGCTGGGGTCTCCAGAAGAATCGACCCGCCATGAACTACGACAAGTTGTCCCGCAGTCTGCGCTACTACTACGAGAAGGGCATCATGCAGAAGGTGAACGGAGAGCGCTACGTCTATCGGTTCGTCTGCGATCCGGATGCGCTGTTCAACATGGCCTACGGTCACCTGACCACCGGTTCTGGCAAGGGTGACCAGCACCAGTTGACGCTGTCGTTGGCGAAGACGCCTCCGACTTCCGGCGACTCCCAGACGCAATCCCCGCGCGTCGCCAAGTCGGAGTATTACGATACCGCcgcattgcataaatattaa
- the LOC6729466 gene encoding protein polybromo-1 produces MLSRKRRASSISSRQDEDPLQLDDSTPEQSPVQQTTTQSARKKRRLDPTELCQQLYDSIRNIKKEDGSMLCDTFIRVPKRRQEPSYYDVVVNPIDLLKVQQKLKTDSYDDLDDLMADLELLIGNAKAFYLPGSSEHQDAVSLWQHIHSQRQRIMEANGLAEEEPRARRMSRQVRRMTSSTEPGGDGATDDEYNQYEELFASVMTASDPVGDRLMHRMFQLLPSKKIYPDYYDVIEHPIDLRLIATKIQMNAYSSLAEMERDLLQMTKNACLFNEPGSQIYKDAKSLKRIFTQRRIELEMGKGKLAKRVKSLSSAAIAALKEEVDSSDDEETSKKGEGPMWALFDHLYNAPGTSEHPGVTGPPLGNSLWKLPVRRFHPEYFDLIKRPISMSQIHTKLKKGDYANISDLTADLYLMLDNAKKAFPTSHRTHKDALKMLKLMNAKLVEESLEEGSDLDDEDAEEMDAEVFRVSTQPEKRKPGRPRINSNSNSNASHTPNNSNSPKSNRIAINAAIKKKILSIQKYLVDYSLGNRRPIEMFMEKPPRKIYPDYYDIIQNPIDMNTIEHNIRTDRYAAVEDVVSDYRLMFSNCRQYNEEGSNIYEDANILERALNEKLKEFPGLTEGKKTQQKYSKVGRKLKTAVITERLWQFYETVKEYQEPKGKRQLSLIFTKLPSKSEYPDYYDIIREPIDMDRIAQKLKQGAYDTLDDLAADFLLMLENACKYNEPDSQIYKDALVLQQLTLQLKQQLRTERDSLPDVPLAVQELFLTLFTTIYNHQDEEGRCYSDSLAELPEYDEIGEGPKVRGISLDLVKRRLDKGAYKRLDVYQEDIFACLERARKLSRTDSDIFQDSIELQTYFIRKRDELCKDTLSSSALTFSLERLMADVELCRQQKMQQEEQDQEQDKEKDEFNAAKGESMTINQQVFSPGDYVYVQMPENKIPSICCIERLWTSPTNEKLMQASIFVRPHETYHVTTRKFLEKEVFKSSLSQTISMDKVQGMCYVMNIKDYIKMRPENLPEKDVYVCESRYNIQGRWFKKLKSWPPVREGSSVKFVPREQPLELKRVMSVFKERLEKHKGELEELKLQETLVEKEKPNVSCDPPPNAEDGSTYYQQYNTICSGAIKTGDFVYVATQTGKQSVAQVQQIWEQNGKSYFKGPWLLPPSETTPGLSKQFYRQELLLSTVEEVSPVVGIVGRCAVLEYSEFISSRPTEISESDVYICESVYDELKKALRKLVTGNMRKFQHSPSVTEDEIFYFKTPIKPSKDFKNELNELGMLEDSMDGDTPSLSSDIAAMSSPAPSVNSTPLTSKVKAAKSAKKCLTGYILYSSEVRKSICQSNPDATFGDISRMVGTEWKNLPSSVKQSWEDRASRQNEETAALRRELDDVQNSASPSPQVSQDVYGQVLTFECQWDKCDFQFEELGDCTEHCMSDSTGHIQRHPQAGVETEYVCLWRNCPRVKKSIQAFPNVLRLIKHVREVHLSKCGKTISAADRSKNFVPRRQKHAQLATTVPIPPSLAQSPRAPSNLDAVQLQQQQHPQQNMHQLQQQQTIVLGPPPEPLFVTVPPRTTRVIHSEAYIKYIESLQTGSHLNVATCNNNWRRALTHITPAQVVSKAALPEKWIGPNLRDQGNVVQALCHLRNFMVDDILQIRRSCN; encoded by the exons ATGCTGAGCCGCAAGCGCCGGGCGAGCAGCATATCCAGCCGGCAGGACGAGGATCCGCTGCAGCTGGACGACTCGACGCCGGAGCAGTCACCGGTGCAGCAGACGACGACACAATCGGCGCGAAAAAAGCGCCGTCTCGATCCCACAGAACTGTGCCAGCAGTTGTACGATTCCATAAGGAACATAAAGAAGGAGGACGGGTCCATGCTGTGCGACACCTTCATCCGCGTGCCGAAGCGCCGGCAAGAGCCCTCCTACTATGACGTGGTGGTCAATCCCATTGATCTGCTCAAGGTGCAGCAGAAGCTGAAAACCGATTCCTACGACGATTTGGATGATCTGATGGCCGACCTGGAGCTGCTTATTGGCAATGCCAAGGCCTTTTACTTACCGGGCAGTAGCGAGCACCAGGACGCAGTCTCTCTGTGGCAGCACATTCATTCGCAGAGACAGCGCATTATGGAGGCCAATGGattggcggaggaggagccgcGTGCCAGACGCATGTCGCGGCAAGTGCGCCGAATGACTAGCAGCACAGAACCTGGTGGCGATGGAGCAACTGATGACGAGTACAACCAGTACGAGGAGCTCTTCGCCTCCGTTATGACCGCTAGCGATCCGGTGGGTGACCGGTTAATGCACCGCATGTTCCAACTGCTGCCCTCCAAGAAAATCTATCCAGACTACTACGATGTCATTGAGCATCCCATTGATCTGCGCCTGATTGCAACCAAAATACAAATGAACGCTTACTCCTCGCTGGCGGAGATGGAGCGGGATCTGCTACAAATGACCAAGAACGCATGTCTGTTTAACGAGCCCGGTTCTCAGATCTATAAGGACGCCAAATCCCTGAAACGGATCTTTACGCAGCGGCGTATCGAGCTGGAGATGGGAAAAGGCAAGCTGGCTAAGCGCGTTAAGAGTCTCTCCAGTGCAGCAATTGCTG CACTTAAAGAGGAGGTTGACAGCTCGGACGACGAGGAGACCAGCAAAAAGGGTGAGGGGCCCATGTGGGCATTGTTCGATCACTTGTACAACGCACCAGGAACTTCGGAACATCCAGGAGTTACTGGTCCTCCATTGGGAAACTCTCTATGGAAACTGCCAGTTCGTCGTTTCCATCCCGAATATTTTGATCTGATCAAACGACCCATATCTATGAGCCAAATCCACACAAAGCTCAAAAAGGGCGACTATGCGAACATTAGTGATCTCACTGCCGATCTATATCTCATGCTGGACAACGCCAAAAAGGCGTTTCCGACGTCCCATCGCACTCACAAAGATGCGCTGAAAATGTTAAAGCTAATGAACGCCAAGCTGGTGGAGGAGTCTCTGGAGGAGGGCAGTGATCTGGACGACGAGGATGCAGAGGAAATGGACGCAGAGGTATTTAGGGTTAGCACGCAGCCGGAAAAGCGCAAGCCGGGCAGACCGCGCATCAACTCCAATTCGAACTCTAACGCCTCTCATACACCAAATAACTCGAATTCACCCAAATCCAATCGCATTGCTATCAACGCAGCTATTAAAAAGAAGATTCTGAGCATACAGAAATACTTGGTGGACTACTCTTTGGGCAATCGTCGTCCCATCGAAATGTTTATGGAGAAACCGCCTCGGAAGATCTATCCGGACTACTACGATATCATTCAAAATCCCATTGACATGAACACTATCGAGCATAACATTCGCACCGATCGCTATGCCGCTGTGGAGGATGTTGTATCCGACTACCGACTCATGTTTTCCAACTGCCGACAGTATAATGAGGAGGGCTCTAACATATACGAGGATGCCAATATATTGGAACGAGCTCTAAATGAAAAGCTCAAGGAGTTCCCTGGTCTTACAGAGGGCAAAAAAACCCAGCAGAAGTACAGCAAGGTGGGAAGAAAGTTAAAGACAGCAGTGATTACAGAGCGGCTGTGGCAATTCTATGAAACAGTAAAGGAGTACCAGGAGCCCAAGGGCAAGAGGCAGCTGTCGCTTATATTTACGAAGTTGCCATCCAAGAGCGAGTATCCCGACTACTACGACATTATCAGGGAACCTATTGACATGGATCGAATCGCTCAGAAACTTAAACAAGGCGCTTACGATACCTTAGATGACTTGGCAGCGGATTTTTTGCTTATGCTGGAGAATGCCTGCAAGTATAACGAGCCCGACTCACAGATCTACAAGGACGCGCTTGTGCTACAACAATTGACGCTGCAGCTAAAGCAACAGCTGCGCACCGAGCGCGATTCTCTTCCGGATGTTCCTTTGGCTGTTCAGGAGCTGTTCCTCACACTGTTCACGACTATTTACAATCATCAGGACGAGGAAGGACGTTGCTACTCGGATTCCTTGGCCGAACTGCCGGAGTACGATGAGATTGGCGAAGGACCCAAGGTGCGCGGCATTTCGCTGGACCTTGTGAAACGAAGGCTTGACAAAGGAGCTTACAAACGGCTTGATGTCTACCAGGAAGATATTTTTGCCTGTTTGGAACGTGCAAGAAAGTTGTCCCGCACAGATTCGGATATTTTTCAG GACTCAATCGAGTTGCAAACATACTTCATTCGCAAGAGAGACGAGTTGTGCAAGGACACACTTAGCTCGTCCGCTTTAACTTTTAGTCTAGAACGCCTTATGGCTGATGTGGAGTTGTGTCGCCAGCAAAAGATGCAACAAGAGGAACAGGACCAAGAGCAGGATAAGGAGAAGGACGAATTCAACGCAGCCAAGGGTGAAAGCATGACAATAAACCAGCAGGTGTTTTCTCCCGGCGATTACGTATACGTGCAAATGCCGGAAAACAAGATTCCCTCGATATGCTGCATAGAGCGCCTCTGGACATCACCCACCAATGAGAAGCTGATGCAGGCTTCGATCTTCGTGCGGCCCCACGAAACGTACCATGTAACCACTCGCAAGTTCCTCGAAAAGGAAGTGTTCAAGAGCAGCCTTTCGCAGACCATCTCGATGGATAAAGTGCAGGGCATGTGCTACGTAATGAACATAAAGGATTACATCAAGATGCGACCGGAAAACTTGCCTGAAAAGGATGTGTACGTTTGCGAGTCTCGTTACAATATCCAGGGTCGCTGGTTCAAGAAGCTGAAGAGCTGGCCGCCAGTCCGTGAAGGCAGCTCGGTGAAGTTCGTTCCACGAGAGCAACCATTGGAGCTAAAACGTGTGATGTCTGTGTTTAAGGAGCGCTTGGAAAAGCACAAAGGAGAACTGGAGGAGCTGAAGCTCCAAGAGACGCTGGTCGAGAAGGAGAAACCAAATGTGTCTTGCGATCCGCCGCCAAATGCTGAGGATGGCAGCACGTACTACCAGCAGTACAACACCATTTGCAGTGGTGCCATAAAAACGGGAGACTTCGTCTACGTGGCCACCCAAACAGGAAAGCAGTCGGTGGCACAGGTCCAGCAGATTTGGGAGCAGAATGGAAAATCATACTTTAAAGGACCATGGCTGTTACCACCCAGCGAGACCACCCCCGGCTTGAGCAAGCAATTCTATCGCCAGGAACTGCTGCTAAGCACAGTCGAAGAGGTCAGTCCGGTGGTGGGCATCGTGGGTCGTTGCGCCGTGCTGGAGTACTCCGAATTTATCAGCTCCCGACCCACGGAGATATCCGAAAGCGATGTGTACATTTGTGAGTCCGTCTATGATGAGCTAAAGAAAGCTCTTCGCAAGTTGGTTACGGGCAACATGCGCAAGTTCCAGCACAGTCCCTCCGTCACCGAGGATGAGATCTTTTACTTTAAGACTCCCATTAAGCCATCCAAGGACTTTAAGAACGAATTGAATGAACTGGGCATGCTGGAGGATTCCATGGATGGGGATACACCCTCGCTGAGCTCAGACATTGCAGCCATGTCCTCGCCGGCTCCTTCAGTGAACTCCACGCCACTGACGTCCAAAGTTAAGGCCGCCAAATCGGCCAAAAAATGCCTAACCGGCTACATTTTGTACTCCAGTGAAGTTCGAAAAA GCATTTGCCAGAGCAACCCGGATGCAACCTTTGGAGACATATCCCGCATGGTGGGCACCGAATGGAAGAATCTCCCGTCCAGCGTTAAGCAGAGCTGGGAGGATAGGGCTAGCCGACAGAATGAGGAGACGGCGGCCCTGCGGCGCGAGTTGGACGACGTCCAGAACAGTGCTAGTCCTTCACCCCAAGTGTCGCAGGATGTCTATGGTCAGGTGCTAACCTTCGAGTGTCAGTGGGATAAGTGCGACTTTCAGTTCGAGGAGCTTGGCGACTGCACGGAACATTGCATGTCCGATAGCACCGGACACATCCAGCGCCATCCACAAGCGGGCGTGGAGACGGAGTATGTCTGCCTGTGGCGCAACTGCCCGCGGGTGAAGAAGTCTATTCAGGCCTTTCCCAACGTGCTGCGCCTCATCAAGCATGTGCGCGAGGTGCATCTAAGCAAGTGTGGCAAGACGATTTCGGCGGCAGACCGCAGCAAGAACTTCGTGCCGCGGCGTCAGAAGCATGCGCAACTGGCCACTACTGTGCCCATCCCGCCCAGCCTTGCGCAATCGCCGCGCGCTCCAAGCAATCTCGATGCAgtgcagctccagcagcagcagcatccgcagcagaACATGCaccaactgcagcaacagcaaacgaTCGTCTTGGGTCCGCCACCAGAGCCGCTCTTCGTCACAGTGCCGCCGCGCACCACTCGCGTCATCCACTCGGAGGCCTACATTAAGTACATCGAGAGCCTGCAGACGGGCAGCCATCTGAACGTGGCCacctgcaacaacaactggcggCGTGCACTGACCCACATCACACCCGCACAAGTGGTGTCCAAGGCGGCGCTACCCGAGAAGTGGATCGGACCGAATCTGCGCGACCAGGGTAACGTGGTGCAGGCACTGTGCCACCTGCGCAACTTCATGGTCGACGATATACTCCAAATACGGCGCAGTTGCAACTAG